CGTTGTCCGGCTTGACCGAACCGCCGTAGAGAATGCGCACCCGCGCGCCCTGTTCCGGCATCAATTCCAAAAGTTTTGTCCGCACGAAAGCGTGCGCGGCCAAAATCTCCGCCGGCCCGGCCACCTCGCCCGTGCCGATGGCCCAGACCGGCTCGTAGGCCACGGCCAAGTTATCGGACGTGGCCAGGGCCAAGGCGTCGGCCAGGCCGCGTTCCAGCTGTCGGGTCAGCACGGCTTCGACCTGCCCGGCCCGCCGCTCGGTGATGGTTTCGCCAACGCAGAGAATGATCTTCAGCCCAGCCGACAGCCCGAACGCGACCTTGCGGCCGATGAGGTCGTCATCCTCGCCCAACACGTGTCGCCGCTCGGAATGTCCAACCAGGGCATGACCACAGCCCAGATCCACGAGCTGCTCCGGAGCGATCTCGCCGGTAAAGGCTCCCTGCGCGGAAGGGTAAAAGTTCTGGGCGCCAAGATGCAGCCCGGCCTGTCCGGCCAGGGCCCGGCCGACGTGGTCCAGCATGATGGCCGGCGGGCAAATCAGCACTTCCCGGTCCCCAGGCAGTTTTCCGGCCAAAAGCCCGGCCAGGGAGCGGGCCGTGGCCTCGCCATCGGCCACGGTTTTGTACATCTTCCAGTTGGCGGCCATGAGCTTTTTCATGACTTTTTCTCCAAGGCGGTGAACGCCGGCAGTTCCTTGCCCTCCAGGAATTCGAGAAAGGAACCGCCGCCAGTCGAAATGAATGAAAACTTCTCCGTCATCCCGGTCTGTTCGACGATGACGTTGGTGTCGCCGCCGCCAAGGATGGTCAGGGCGTCAATGGCCGCCACGATCCGGCACAGATTGATGGACCCCTGGGCAAAGGCCGGATTCTCGAAGGCGCCCATGGGTCCGTTCCAGATCACGGTTTTCGCGTTCTTGACGACCTCGGCGAACAGGGTGTGCGAGGCCGGGCCCGTGTCCAGAATCATTTCATCGGCCGGGATATCCTGATAGGTGCGCACGCCCGAGGCGATGCCACCCTTGGGGTCCGTGCCCAGAATAAAGTCCACGGGCAGATAAAATTTGACACCCTTTTCCCTGGCCTCGACCATGATGGCCATGGCCTCCTCCAACAGATCGTCCTCGACCAGGGAGGTTCCAACCTCGAAACCCTGGGCCTTGCGGAAGGT
The Deltaproteobacteria bacterium genome window above contains:
- a CDS encoding triose-phosphate isomerase codes for the protein MKKLMAANWKMYKTVADGEATARSLAGLLAGKLPGDREVLICPPAIMLDHVGRALAGQAGLHLGAQNFYPSAQGAFTGEIAPEQLVDLGCGHALVGHSERRHVLGEDDDLIGRKVAFGLSAGLKIILCVGETITERRAGQVEAVLTRQLERGLADALALATSDNLAVAYEPVWAIGTGEVAGPAEILAAHAFVRTKLLELMPEQGARVRILYGGSVKPDNAGAIVRLDNVDGVLVGGASLKADSFSQIVLA